One region of uncultured Methanolobus sp. genomic DNA includes:
- a CDS encoding ammonium transporter produces MYGISQKLNSKMIWQVLLLMSVIFMVFIGPASAETVEENAAGIADLQTALTFMWLLLCGGLVFFMHAGFSLVEIGLTRTKNTANILMKNFMTICLGVIVYWLVGWGIMYGADAAGILGTDQFMLMGAMDNATWNGWWFQMVFAATGATIVSGAMAERTDFKSYLVYTILLVAFIYPVYGHWVWSGSGILTSGFLVDAIGETFHDFAGSGVVHSIGGYSALAGIMIVGPRIGKFKNGKAVAIPGHSLPLAFLGTLILALGWIGFNGGSTLDGNDPYANLVIVNTFLAAAAGAIMVMIITWIKTGKPDPSLTANGMLAGLVAITAPCGSVANWAAIVIGIIAGFVVYAGVMFNENTLKLDDPVGAVAVHGYCGTWGVIAVGIFALGQGDGSMLADAAYTAAGAGLLYGGTAQFMIQVVGAILSIVWAFGISFIVFKIIDVIIGLRVSEEHEIAGLDVVEHGISAYPEFMIIKE; encoded by the coding sequence ATGTATGGAATATCACAGAAACTCAATTCAAAGATGATCTGGCAGGTTTTACTGCTAATGAGCGTCATTTTTATGGTATTTATAGGTCCAGCGTCAGCTGAAACAGTCGAAGAGAATGCAGCAGGAATTGCAGATCTCCAGACAGCACTCACATTTATGTGGCTTTTACTGTGTGGTGGATTAGTATTCTTCATGCACGCAGGTTTCTCACTGGTGGAAATTGGTCTCACCAGAACAAAGAACACTGCTAACATCCTCATGAAGAACTTTATGACAATCTGTCTTGGTGTTATTGTCTACTGGCTTGTAGGATGGGGAATTATGTACGGTGCAGATGCAGCAGGAATTCTTGGTACAGACCAATTCATGCTCATGGGTGCAATGGACAATGCAACATGGAACGGATGGTGGTTCCAGATGGTCTTCGCAGCAACCGGTGCAACAATCGTATCTGGTGCAATGGCTGAGAGGACAGATTTCAAGTCATATCTCGTTTATACAATTCTTTTAGTCGCATTTATTTATCCTGTATACGGACACTGGGTCTGGAGTGGTTCAGGAATTCTTACAAGCGGTTTCCTTGTCGATGCAATTGGAGAAACATTCCACGACTTCGCAGGTTCCGGTGTAGTACACTCAATAGGAGGATACTCAGCACTTGCAGGTATAATGATCGTAGGTCCAAGGATAGGCAAGTTCAAGAACGGAAAGGCAGTAGCAATTCCAGGTCACAGCCTTCCACTGGCATTCCTCGGTACACTCATACTTGCACTTGGATGGATAGGATTCAACGGTGGTAGTACCCTCGATGGAAACGACCCATATGCAAACCTCGTAATCGTCAACACATTCCTTGCAGCAGCTGCAGGAGCAATAATGGTTATGATTATCACCTGGATAAAGACAGGAAAGCCAGACCCATCACTCACCGCCAACGGTATGCTTGCAGGTCTTGTAGCTATTACAGCACCTTGTGGTTCAGTTGCAAACTGGGCAGCAATCGTAATAGGAATCATTGCAGGATTTGTAGTATATGCAGGTGTAATGTTCAATGAAAACACACTCAAGCTGGATGATCCGGTAGGTGCGGTCGCAGTACACGGATACTGTGGCACCTGGGGAGTTATCGCAGTAGGCATCTTCGCACTCGGACAGGGTGACGGTTCAATGCTCGCAGACGCAGCATACACAGCAGCTGGTGCAGGTCTTCTCTACGGTGGAACCGCACAGTTTATGATTCAGGTAGTTGGTGCAATACTTAGTATAGTATGGGCATTTGGAATCTCATTCATAGTCTTCAAGATAATCGATGTCATTATCGGACTCCGCGTATCTGAAGAACACGAGATCGCCGGACTGGACGTAGTAGAACACGGAATCAGTGCATACCCAGAATTCATGATCATAAAGGAGTGA